The Achromobacter deleyi region GTGGCTCCAGCCATCCCTCTCACATGTCGGTAGCTGTCCTTGCCTTCGGTCTGAATCACACGTCCGCGCCGGTTTCGGTCCGCGAACGCGTGTCCATGCCCGTCGATCTGGTCAAGCCCGCGCTGGAAGGCCTGCGTTCGGCGTTTGGCGGCTCGGTCCGCGAAGCCGCCATCCTGTCCACCTGTAATCGCACCGAGATCTACTGCGCGGCCGACGGCCACGTGGCCGATCAGTTGCCCGCCTGGCTGGCTGAACACAACCGCCTGGACGCTGGCACGCTGCGCCCGCACCTTTATCGCCATCATCAGGACGACGCCGTCCGCCACGCCTTCCGCGTGGCCAGCGGCCTGGATTCCATGGTGCTCGGCGAAACCCAGATCGTGGGCCAGATGAAGGACGCCGTGCGCGCCGCCGGCGAAGCCGGGTCGCTCGGCACCTTGCTGCATCAGATGTTCCAGCGCACCTTCTCGGTGGCCAAGGAAGTGCGGTCGCAGACCGCCATCGGTGCGCAGTCGGTGTCCATGGCCGCCGCCGCCGTGCGCCTGGCCGAACGCGTGTTCGGCAATCTGGACCAGGCCCGCACGCTGTTCATCGGCGCGGGCGAAATGATCGAATTGTGCGCCACGCACTTTGCCGCGCAACGTCCGCGCAGCATGGTGGTGGCCAACCGCACGGCCGAACGCGCCGAGATCCTGGCCAACCGGTTCTCGGCCAGCACCATGAAGCTGTCGGACCTGACGGATCGCTTGTCCGAGTTCGACGTCATCGTCTCCTGTACGGCAAGCTCCCTGCCCATCCTCGGCCTGGGGATGGTGGAGCGGGCCACGCGCCTGCGCCGTCACCGCCCGATGGTCATGATCGACCTGGCCGTGCCGCGCGACATCGAACCCGAAGTCGGCCGCCTGGACGACGTCTACCTGTATTCCGTGGACGACCTGGGCCGCCTGGTGCAGACCGGCACCGACGCTCGCCGCGCCGCGGTGGTGCAGGCCGAAGCCATCATCGAAACCCGCGTCCAGGGCTTCATGCACTGGATGCAGTCCCGCGAAGTGGTGCCCGTCATCCGCGACCTGCACCAGGCCGCCGAGGACGTTCGCGCCGCCGAGCTGGAACGCGCCCGCCGCCTGCTGGCGCGGGGCGAATCGCCCGAGGCCGTGCTCGAGCAACTGGCTCACGGCCTGACTCAAAAGTACCTGCACGGTCCGCTGTCGGCGCTCAACCGCAGCGAAGGCGACGACCGCAAGCAACTGCTTGCCTGGATGCCGCGCCTCTTCCCCGGCCGCGACTCCCGCCGTTAGCGATTCTGTCCCACGTCCCGCCTCCTGGCGGGCGTTCGCTTTCTGGGCGCCCGCTGTTTCTGTTTTCTCTTTGGTCATCCCCCCATGAAATCTTCCATGCGCAGCCGGCTGGAGCATTTGTGCCATCGCCTGATCGAGGTTGACGCGCTGCTCGCCGAACCGGAAACCGCGTCCGATATGGACCGCTTCCGCAAGCTCTCGCGCGAACGCGCCGAGCTGGAACCCGTGGTCGAGGCGTTCACCGCCTTCGCCCGCACCGAGGAAGACCTGGCGGCCGCCCAGGAGATGCTGTCCGATCCCGAAATGAAGTCCATGGCCGAGGACGAGATCAAGTCGGGACGCGGCAAGCTGGAATCGCTGGAATCGGCGCTGCAGCTGTTGCTGCTGCCGCGCGATCCCAATGACGGGCGCAGCGTGTTCCTGGAAATCCGCGCCGGCACCGGCGGCGACGAAAGCGCGCTGTTTTCCGGCGATCTGCTGCGCATGTACACGCGCTACGCGGAGCAGCGCGGCTGGCGCGTGGAGCTGATGTCGGAAAGCGCGTCGGAACTGGGCGGCTACAAGGAAGTGATTGCGCGCATCGATGGCGACGGCGCCTATGGCCGCCTGAAGTTCGAGTCGGGGGCGCACCGCGTGCAGCGCGTGCCCGCCACCGAAGCGCAGGGCCGCATCCACACCTCGGCATGCACCGTGGCCATCATGGCGGAAGCCGATGCGATGTCGGAAATCGTCATCAACACGAACGATCTGCGCATCGACACCTTCCGCGCCAGCGGCGCGGGCGGCCAGCACATCAACAAGACCGACTCGGCCGTGCGCATCACCCACTTGCCGACCGGATTGGTGGTGGAGTGCCAGGACGACCGTTCGCAGCACCGCAACAAGGACAAGGCCATGCAGGTGCTGGCCGCGCGCCTGAAGGACAAGGAAACGCGCGAGCGCCAGAGCAAGGAAGCCGCCGAGCGCAAGAGCCTGATCGGCACCGGCGACCGTTCCGAGCGGATCCGCACCTACAACTACCCGCAGGGCCGGGTGACGGACCATCGCATCAACCTGACGCTGTACAAGCTGCAGCAGATCATGGAAGGCGATCTGGAAGAGCTGACCGGCGCGCTGATCGCCGAGCACCAGGCCGAGCAGCTCGCAGCCCTGGGCGACGACATCTGAGGCGGGTGCAATGACTTCCCCCCAGCTCAAAAGCCTGCTGCTCGACACCCGGCTGCCGCGCCTGGAAGTGCGCATGCTGCTGGAGCACGTGCTGGCCAAACCGCGCGCGTGGCTGCTGGCGCATGACACCGACCCGCTGGCGCCCGAGGTCGCGGCGGCATACGAGGCCCTGGCGCTGCGGCGCGTCGCCGGCGAGCCCATGGCCTATCTGCTGGGCCGGCGCGAGTTCATGGGCCACGCGTTCCGCGTGACGCCCGACGTGCTGATCCCGCGCCCGGACACCGAGGTGCTGGTCGAGACCGCGCTGGAATGCGTGGCCGGCGTGGCGGGGCCCGCCGTGCTGGACCTGGGCACGGGCAGCGGGGCGATCGCCATTTCGATCGCCCTGGCGCGCCGCGATGCGCGGGTGATGGCGTCCGACGTCAGCGCCGCCGCGCTTGCGGTGGCGGCTGGCAACGCCTGGGATCTGGCCGCATCGGTGCGGTTCGTGGAAGGCAGCTGGTACGAGGCCGTGCCCGCGGGCGAAGGCTTCGACCTGATCGTGTCCAACCCGCCCTACGTCGCCAGCGACGATCCGCACCTGGACCAGGGCGATCTGCGCTTTGAGCCGCGCGGCGCGCTGACCGACGGCGCGGGCGGACTGGAAGACCTGGCCCGAATCGTCCAGGGCGCCAGCGGCCACCTGAAGCCGGGCGGCGCCCTGTGGATGGAACACGGCTGGGACCAGGCGCAGGCGGTGCGGGATCTGCTGTCGGCGGCCGGGTTCGAAGACGTGCACAGCCGCCAGGACCTGGCGGGCATCGAGCGGATCTCCGGCGGCCGGCGATCCGCCGGCCGGTCGGGCGTTCGCTGACCGCTGCCGGACGCCGCTTCCCGGTGTCTGTTACAGGCCGTCAGCCCCTGAAATTCCGGGATAAACCGGCGGCGCTCCGGGGTAATCCGGGCGGTTTTTCCCGCTGTACCTATAATTGGCGTATTCCGTTATGCCTGTCCAAGAGACCACCATGAGCGACGTTCAAGAATTCATCCGCGAAACCGTGACCCAGCACCCCGTCGTGCTGTTCATGAAGGGCACCGCCCAGTTCCCGCAATGCGGCTTTTCCGGCAAGGCCATTCAGATCCTGAAGGGCTGTGGCGTGAAGAAGCTGGTCACCGTCAATGTGCTGGAGGACGACGAAGTCCGCCAGGGCATCAAGGAATTCTCCAATTGGCCCACCATTCCGCAGCTGTACGTGGCGGGCGAGTTCATCGGCGGTTCGGACATCATGAATGAAATGAACGAGTCCGGCGAGCTGAAGACGCTGCTGGAGCAATCCGGCGCCACGGCCTGACGCCTCCATGAGGCGACTGGTCATCGGCATCACGGGCGCCACTGGCGCGCTCTACGCGGTGCGCATGTTGCAGGCGCTGCGCGGCGTTGACGATGTCGAGACGCATCTGGTGGTGTCGGCATCCGGCGTGCTGAACATCAAGCACGAGCTGGATGTCAGCCGTCACGACATCTACGCGCTGGCGGATCACGTCCACAGCGTGCGCGACGTGGGCGCCACGCTTGCCAGCGGCGCGTTCCAGACCGCCGGCATGGTGATCGTGCCGTGTTCCATGCGCACGCTGGCCGCCGTGGCCCACGGCCTGTCGGATAACCTCATCACCCGCGCCGCCGACGTGACGCTCAAGGAGCGCCGGCGCCTGGTGCTGATGGTGCGCGAAACCCCGTTCAATCTGGCTCACCTGCGCAACATGACGGCGGTGACCGAAATGGGCGGCATCGTGTTTCCGCCGCTGCCGGCGTTCTATCACCGGCCGGCCTCCATCGAAGAGATGGTGGACCACACCGTGGCGCGCGTGCTGGAGCTTTTCGATATCGTCGTGCCCGGCCCGCACTGGGAAGGCACGTAGCAACGACTGCAAGCAAACAGCCTCGCGCAAGCGGGGCTGTTTGTCTTGCGCCGCAGGCTTACTGCACCAGCCCCAGGCCGTTCAGCGCGCCCAGGTTTTCCGGCCATTTCCGCGCTCGCGCGTTCTGCAGTTCGATGCGCGCCCAGGCCATCCAGCCGGCCCATTCGATGCGCTTGTCCCATGCCGTGCCCCAGGCCTGCAGCGCGGCAAGCCCGGCGGCCGCGTGCTGTTCGGCGGCCTCGAAATCCCCCGCCGTCAGCGCCAGTTGCGCCAGCAGCAGGCGCGGCTCGCCTACCCACGGATTGTGCTCCACCGCCGCTTCCAGCATGTGGCGGGCGCTGTCCATTTCCGTCAGCGGGTGCATGCGGGTGATGACTTGCCAGTACAGCGCGCTGGCGGCGGCCTCGTCGCGCGGGCTCAGCGTGGCGCCGCAGTGGCCGAACGCGGGCGGGACGGGAATGCCGGTGTCCTCGGGCATGCGCGACAGCGGGGCCAGCAGATGCGACAGCATCGACAGGATGTTCGACGGCGGCTTGAGCGGGCCGGGCCACAGGGACGAGGCCCAGTTGGTCTTCAGGTCGCGGCGCTGCTGCTGCGGATAGCCCGCGAAAATCTCGTCCTGCCAGCTGTGCCATTGCTCGCCGATGTCGGCGGCGGACACCACGGTGAAGGCGGCGACCTGGCGCGGCGTGAAGGTGTACGCCTGGCCATCCGCGCCTTCCAGCGTGAGGCCTTCGGCGCCCGTGCCCTGGCCTTGCAGGATGGCTTGC contains the following coding sequences:
- the grxD gene encoding Grx4 family monothiol glutaredoxin, yielding MSDVQEFIRETVTQHPVVLFMKGTAQFPQCGFSGKAIQILKGCGVKKLVTVNVLEDDEVRQGIKEFSNWPTIPQLYVAGEFIGGSDIMNEMNESGELKTLLEQSGATA
- the prmC gene encoding peptide chain release factor N(5)-glutamine methyltransferase: MTSPQLKSLLLDTRLPRLEVRMLLEHVLAKPRAWLLAHDTDPLAPEVAAAYEALALRRVAGEPMAYLLGRREFMGHAFRVTPDVLIPRPDTEVLVETALECVAGVAGPAVLDLGTGSGAIAISIALARRDARVMASDVSAAALAVAAGNAWDLAASVRFVEGSWYEAVPAGEGFDLIVSNPPYVASDDPHLDQGDLRFEPRGALTDGAGGLEDLARIVQGASGHLKPGGALWMEHGWDQAQAVRDLLSAAGFEDVHSRQDLAGIERISGGRRSAGRSGVR
- a CDS encoding DUF6817 domain-containing protein, producing the protein MSTTNELHPHARALLADHYAAVDADLPVLLDLLFARSAGEDWHKAGTFKHHLLGVYRTLTLWNQPREVRLLGLFHSVYGNEYVDLTLFDRQRERDTLREVLGAEAEEWVSLFCAMPRTKFVQAILQGQGTGAEGLTLEGADGQAYTFTPRQVAAFTVVSAADIGEQWHSWQDEIFAGYPQQQRRDLKTNWASSLWPGPLKPPSNILSMLSHLLAPLSRMPEDTGIPVPPAFGHCGATLSPRDEAAASALYWQVITRMHPLTEMDSARHMLEAAVEHNPWVGEPRLLLAQLALTAGDFEAAEQHAAAGLAALQAWGTAWDKRIEWAGWMAWARIELQNARARKWPENLGALNGLGLVQ
- a CDS encoding UbiX family flavin prenyltransferase — encoded protein: MRRLVIGITGATGALYAVRMLQALRGVDDVETHLVVSASGVLNIKHELDVSRHDIYALADHVHSVRDVGATLASGAFQTAGMVIVPCSMRTLAAVAHGLSDNLITRAADVTLKERRRLVLMVRETPFNLAHLRNMTAVTEMGGIVFPPLPAFYHRPASIEEMVDHTVARVLELFDIVVPGPHWEGT
- the hemA gene encoding glutamyl-tRNA reductase, whose amino-acid sequence is MSVAVLAFGLNHTSAPVSVRERVSMPVDLVKPALEGLRSAFGGSVREAAILSTCNRTEIYCAADGHVADQLPAWLAEHNRLDAGTLRPHLYRHHQDDAVRHAFRVASGLDSMVLGETQIVGQMKDAVRAAGEAGSLGTLLHQMFQRTFSVAKEVRSQTAIGAQSVSMAAAAVRLAERVFGNLDQARTLFIGAGEMIELCATHFAAQRPRSMVVANRTAERAEILANRFSASTMKLSDLTDRLSEFDVIVSCTASSLPILGLGMVERATRLRRHRPMVMIDLAVPRDIEPEVGRLDDVYLYSVDDLGRLVQTGTDARRAAVVQAEAIIETRVQGFMHWMQSREVVPVIRDLHQAAEDVRAAELERARRLLARGESPEAVLEQLAHGLTQKYLHGPLSALNRSEGDDRKQLLAWMPRLFPGRDSRR
- the prfA gene encoding peptide chain release factor 1, coding for MKSSMRSRLEHLCHRLIEVDALLAEPETASDMDRFRKLSRERAELEPVVEAFTAFARTEEDLAAAQEMLSDPEMKSMAEDEIKSGRGKLESLESALQLLLLPRDPNDGRSVFLEIRAGTGGDESALFSGDLLRMYTRYAEQRGWRVELMSESASELGGYKEVIARIDGDGAYGRLKFESGAHRVQRVPATEAQGRIHTSACTVAIMAEADAMSEIVINTNDLRIDTFRASGAGGQHINKTDSAVRITHLPTGLVVECQDDRSQHRNKDKAMQVLAARLKDKETRERQSKEAAERKSLIGTGDRSERIRTYNYPQGRVTDHRINLTLYKLQQIMEGDLEELTGALIAEHQAEQLAALGDDI